A stretch of the Marivirga tractuosa DSM 4126 genome encodes the following:
- a CDS encoding alpha/beta hydrolase, with amino-acid sequence MHYQNNISFFAFLAVVLMMIVFPSHAQKQPLIIEEQGSFMVGGEIVKASGTFDPINHGYFNPSNQASEGQTLHGDHAYVFYQIPQDKRKLPLIFWHGYGQSAKTWETTPDGREGFQNIFLRKQFPVYLIDQPRRGKAGRSTEPTTITAKPDDQLWFGIFRLGIDNEFFKGSQFPQDSLALNHFYRQITPDTGPLDIEVNINAVTALFDKIGAGILVTHSHSGGQGWLTALQNDNIKGIVSYEPGSNFVFPENEIPDPISYVGGKLSARGVPMSDFKKLTQIPIIIYYGDYIPTEPVKYPGQEQWRAALAMAKTWSNAVNKHGGDVTLIYLPDIGIKGNSHFPMSDLNNEKIAELMFNWLQEKGLD; translated from the coding sequence ATGCACTATCAAAATAACATTTCATTCTTTGCTTTTCTTGCTGTGGTTCTGATGATGATCGTTTTTCCAAGTCATGCACAAAAGCAACCCTTAATTATTGAGGAACAAGGTAGTTTTATGGTCGGTGGTGAAATTGTAAAAGCTTCAGGCACCTTTGACCCAATAAATCATGGTTATTTTAATCCTTCCAATCAAGCTTCAGAAGGACAGACTTTGCATGGTGATCACGCTTATGTATTCTATCAAATCCCACAAGATAAACGTAAGCTGCCACTGATATTTTGGCATGGTTACGGGCAATCAGCTAAAACCTGGGAGACTACCCCAGATGGCAGAGAAGGTTTTCAGAATATTTTTCTAAGAAAGCAGTTTCCTGTTTATTTAATTGATCAACCGAGGAGAGGAAAAGCAGGGAGAAGTACAGAACCCACTACTATTACAGCCAAACCTGATGATCAGCTCTGGTTTGGGATTTTCCGGTTGGGAATTGATAATGAGTTTTTCAAAGGAAGCCAGTTTCCTCAAGATTCACTGGCTTTAAACCATTTTTACAGACAGATTACACCAGATACTGGCCCGCTCGACATAGAAGTTAACATCAATGCAGTAACCGCATTATTTGATAAAATTGGTGCTGGCATATTGGTAACTCATTCGCATAGTGGAGGTCAGGGATGGTTAACCGCACTTCAAAATGATAATATAAAAGGCATTGTCTCCTATGAGCCGGGCAGTAATTTTGTTTTTCCTGAAAATGAAATACCAGACCCCATTTCATATGTTGGTGGAAAGTTAAGTGCCAGAGGGGTTCCCATGTCGGATTTCAAGAAATTAACACAAATCCCGATTATTATTTATTACGGTGATTATATTCCAACTGAGCCTGTGAAATATCCAGGACAAGAGCAATGGAGGGCAGCATTGGCTATGGCTAAGACATGGAGCAATGCAGTCAATAAACATGGCGGTGATGTGACCCTGATATATTTGCCAGATATTGGAATTAAAGGGAATAGCCACTTCCCTATGTCAGATTTAAACAATGAAAAGATTGCCGAACTTATGTTCAATTGGCTACAAGAAAAAGGACTTGATTAA
- a CDS encoding flavodoxin family protein: MQFLNYFLVGILFIIPISACSQAKDNKSVNEANKSDDVLIVYLSRTNNTQAVAKMIYEEVGGEIVELELKTPYPEDYDEIVAQVDQENETGYLPPLKTEIENIQRYDIIFIGFPTWDMQLPPPMKSFLTKYDLSGKTVIPFNTNAGYGVGSSFNTVKELCPESTILEGYSTKGGVERDGIYFVMEGEKRKEVKGEVKDWLESLQIMK; encoded by the coding sequence ATGCAATTTCTTAATTATTTCTTGGTCGGTATTTTATTCATTATACCTATTAGTGCTTGCAGCCAGGCTAAAGATAATAAGAGCGTGAATGAAGCAAATAAGTCTGATGATGTGCTAATAGTGTACCTAAGCAGAACGAATAATACTCAGGCTGTTGCCAAGATGATTTATGAGGAAGTAGGTGGGGAAATTGTTGAATTGGAGTTGAAAACCCCTTATCCGGAAGATTATGATGAAATAGTAGCGCAAGTAGACCAAGAAAATGAAACAGGATACTTACCGCCTCTTAAAACGGAAATCGAAAATATTCAACGGTATGATATTATTTTCATTGGCTTTCCTACTTGGGATATGCAATTACCTCCACCAATGAAAAGCTTTTTGACCAAATATGATCTTAGTGGTAAAACAGTCATCCCATTTAATACCAATGCTGGGTATGGAGTTGGAAGTAGTTTTAATACCGTAAAGGAGCTTTGTCCTGAGAGTACTATTCTGGAAGGCTATTCGACCAAAGGTGGAGTAGAAAGAGACGGAATCTATTTTGTGATGGAGGGTGAAAAACGCAAGGAAGTAAAAGGTGAAGTGAAGGATTGGCTAGAAAGCCTTCAGATCATGAAGTAG
- a CDS encoding DUF4440 domain-containing protein, translating into MMKKYISYSAILFSLLLCRQLNAQDDSTFPKGEKAPNVHHTGDVWLYHVSDADKTFDYSIVQAVFAKGAKLDWHKHPAGQQLIITEGIGFYQERGKQVQTVKKGDVVHCAAGVAHWHAATPNTGVTYLAITGNEPTEWLEPVKEEEFNSIELTISNTKNVEKEIMDLSKKKWDWMADKNVGQLDDLFHEQSVFVHMGGSWGKEKELSVIESGGIWYKKADVKEVSVNVMGNTAILLNNITLLAVVGGNEVTNPFEVTEVYVKEDGNWKLSALSFTKLLGGDSGK; encoded by the coding sequence ATGATGAAAAAGTATATAAGTTATTCCGCTATTCTATTCAGTTTATTGCTTTGCAGGCAATTGAATGCGCAAGATGATTCAACATTTCCCAAAGGAGAAAAAGCACCTAATGTACACCACACTGGGGATGTTTGGCTCTATCATGTAAGTGATGCTGATAAAACCTTTGATTATAGTATCGTACAAGCTGTATTTGCTAAAGGAGCAAAACTCGATTGGCACAAGCATCCTGCCGGACAGCAATTAATTATCACTGAAGGCATCGGTTTTTATCAGGAAAGAGGAAAGCAAGTGCAAACTGTAAAAAAAGGAGATGTAGTGCACTGCGCAGCTGGAGTAGCGCATTGGCATGCGGCCACCCCTAACACAGGTGTTACTTACCTTGCCATTACAGGTAATGAACCTACAGAATGGCTTGAACCGGTAAAGGAGGAAGAATTTAATAGTATTGAATTGACTATATCCAATACAAAAAATGTAGAAAAGGAAATCATGGATTTATCCAAAAAGAAATGGGATTGGATGGCGGATAAAAATGTAGGTCAACTGGATGATTTATTTCATGAGCAATCAGTCTTCGTCCACATGGGAGGAAGCTGGGGCAAGGAGAAGGAACTTAGTGTGATTGAAAGTGGGGGTATTTGGTATAAGAAAGCAGATGTCAAAGAAGTATCGGTTAATGTAATGGGCAACACCGCCATTCTATTGAATAACATCACACTTTTAGCTGTAGTCGGTGGAAATGAAGTCACCAACCCTTTCGAAGTGACTGAGGTATATGTGAAAGAAGATGGAAATTGGAAGCTGAGCGCACTCTCCTTTACAAAACTCTTGGGTGGCGATAGTGGTAAATAA
- a CDS encoding DUF418 domain-containing protein has protein sequence MKNVSQPTTLTQPLKRITVLDALRGFALLGVILMHMLQNFGIFEVSVDQAQSRFPEMDKVIQWIGSNLIMGRFINIFAFLFGLSFFIQMDRAAKKGVDFRKRFIWRMFILLLIGVVGHSFYSIEIISIYAVFGLLLIPLYSLRNWSLLLVAALLLIGTPRAIQSSIHNSNLKEQTAENPTESGSPEAREIPPHIQNPSFINSVKHNYAERFEGKLNYQFGMYGRGYVTFALFILGLVVGRIRFFETVGERKRRNLFMFVSFAVASFFVNWIESLLPAVEVRSLMRPGDEYIPAMMLVVKTLGDLNLVFFSAALGMGFIILYNTSSFSKYLDVLSPYGRMALTNYEMQGVIGAILFSAWAFGCVFSSWGATELFVLGIIIFVLQILLSRIWLKYFLYGPLEWLWRSGTYLKWQPLKRKA, from the coding sequence ATGAAAAATGTAAGTCAACCCACCACATTAACCCAACCTTTAAAACGAATTACAGTCCTAGATGCATTAAGGGGTTTTGCCCTTCTGGGTGTTATTCTGATGCATATGTTGCAAAATTTCGGAATATTTGAAGTTTCAGTTGATCAAGCTCAATCTCGCTTTCCGGAAATGGATAAAGTGATTCAATGGATTGGCAGCAACCTGATTATGGGCAGGTTTATCAATATTTTTGCTTTTCTTTTCGGACTCAGTTTTTTTATTCAGATGGACAGGGCAGCCAAGAAAGGGGTAGATTTTAGAAAGCGATTTATATGGAGGATGTTCATTTTGTTACTGATTGGAGTAGTTGGCCATTCATTTTACAGTATTGAAATCATTTCCATATATGCCGTTTTTGGACTGTTATTGATCCCTCTTTATTCTCTGAGAAACTGGAGTTTACTACTGGTGGCTGCTCTTCTGCTAATTGGAACGCCTCGAGCTATCCAGTCTAGCATTCATAATAGTAATCTGAAAGAGCAAACTGCAGAAAACCCAACTGAAAGCGGTTCTCCTGAAGCAAGGGAAATTCCACCGCATATCCAAAACCCCTCTTTTATTAATTCTGTAAAGCACAATTATGCTGAAAGATTTGAAGGGAAGCTGAATTATCAATTTGGTATGTATGGGCGAGGCTATGTTACTTTTGCCTTGTTTATATTAGGATTGGTTGTGGGTAGAATCCGCTTTTTTGAGACTGTGGGGGAAAGAAAAAGACGGAACCTATTCATGTTTGTCAGTTTTGCAGTTGCTTCCTTTTTCGTGAATTGGATTGAAAGCCTCTTGCCTGCTGTAGAAGTGCGGTCATTAATGAGACCGGGTGATGAATATATACCTGCGATGATGTTGGTGGTTAAAACTTTGGGAGATCTCAATTTAGTATTTTTCTCAGCTGCTTTGGGGATGGGATTTATTATTCTGTATAATACCAGCAGTTTTAGCAAATATCTTGACGTATTATCTCCTTATGGTCGAATGGCACTGACTAATTATGAAATGCAAGGGGTTATTGGAGCCATTTTGTTTTCTGCTTGGGCTTTTGGGTGTGTATTCAGTAGTTGGGGTGCCACAGAATTATTTGTACTCGGCATCATCATTTTTGTTCTCCAAATTCTATTAAGCAGAATATGGTTGAAGTATTTTTTATACGGTCCACTAGAGTGGTTGTGGCGTTCGGGAACGTACTTAAAATGGCAACCCCTAAAAAGGAAAGCTTGA
- a CDS encoding aldo/keto reductase: protein MENNKNRENDSEVKNKDFNRRNFLTTSILAGAGLALSPFSGETANKPRILNEKKHHPLKKGKRKLGSLEVSAQGLGGLSVVGFYTGGPREQANVNRIYREAYEMGITLFDTAEVYGPFINEKQVGEAVAPFRKDVVLATKFGFDVDPDTGQRRGIDSRPKTIRKSVEGSLKRLRTDYIDLSYQHRVDPNVPIEDVAGTIQDLMREGKIRHWGLSEPGLKTVRRAHAVQPLTAIQNEYSPWTRNPEAEVLPLCEELGIGFVPWCPLGYGFFADAINENSRFSEGDFRAILPRITPENIPQNLEMLYYIQEWGLKKDATASQITLAWLQAQKPWVVPIPGTSNIIHLKENIGANDISFTSDELQEFNAGLAKIEILGAQNAEGVMTAMGVEAPKK, encoded by the coding sequence ATGGAAAATAATAAAAATAGAGAAAACGATTCCGAAGTAAAAAACAAAGACTTCAATAGACGAAATTTTTTAACTACTTCTATTTTGGCTGGTGCAGGACTGGCACTTTCACCTTTTTCAGGGGAAACTGCCAATAAGCCACGTATTCTTAATGAAAAAAAGCATCATCCACTCAAAAAGGGTAAAAGAAAGCTAGGGTCTCTGGAAGTGTCAGCTCAAGGCTTGGGCGGACTTTCTGTTGTTGGCTTTTATACTGGAGGACCACGTGAACAGGCTAATGTGAATCGAATTTACCGAGAAGCCTATGAAATGGGAATTACATTATTTGATACAGCAGAAGTATATGGGCCTTTTATTAATGAAAAACAAGTTGGAGAAGCAGTGGCGCCATTTAGAAAGGACGTGGTGTTAGCGACTAAATTTGGATTTGATGTAGATCCCGATACCGGTCAAAGAAGAGGGATAGACAGCCGGCCTAAAACCATTCGCAAGTCAGTGGAAGGCTCACTCAAAAGATTAAGGACAGATTATATCGACTTGTCCTATCAACATCGGGTTGATCCAAATGTGCCTATCGAAGATGTAGCAGGTACCATCCAGGATTTAATGAGAGAAGGAAAAATCAGGCATTGGGGGCTTTCTGAACCAGGTTTGAAGACTGTTCGCAGGGCGCATGCTGTTCAACCATTAACTGCTATTCAGAATGAATACTCTCCATGGACGCGGAATCCAGAAGCCGAAGTGTTGCCGCTGTGCGAAGAGCTAGGTATTGGTTTTGTCCCTTGGTGTCCATTAGGTTATGGCTTTTTTGCAGATGCTATCAATGAAAACTCGAGATTTTCAGAAGGTGATTTCCGCGCTATTTTACCAAGAATAACACCTGAAAATATACCTCAAAATCTTGAAATGTTATATTACATTCAGGAATGGGGTCTAAAGAAAGACGCTACAGCCTCTCAAATAACATTGGCCTGGTTGCAAGCACAAAAGCCTTGGGTAGTTCCAATTCCTGGAACTTCGAATATTATACATTTAAAAGAAAATATCGGAGCGAATGACATTTCATTTACATCCGATGAGCTACAAGAGTTTAATGCAGGATTAGCAAAGATTGAGATTTTAGGTGCACAAAATGCAGAAGGTGTAATGACAGCTATGGGTGTGGAAGCACCGAAAAAATAA
- a CDS encoding DUF5675 family protein, whose protein sequence is MSFELIRNYRSSGTNGSLRYGSEKICHTIELPWKENQPFISCIPEGKYLLEKRITHERGFHLILKSVPGRSWILIHPANDARTELEGCIAPVSELTGIGKGIRSSEAMDRLLEVFEEAQEKQNHIYITIKEKSAMNILERVKKPTPKLFRKLRTVGLILAAAGGALLGAPITLPAGLITVAGYLTVGASVLTAVSQVTVDNEVKIPPLPEVKNKGDASPR, encoded by the coding sequence ATGAGTTTTGAACTTATTCGAAATTATAGGTCCAGCGGAACCAATGGGAGCTTGAGGTATGGCAGTGAAAAAATCTGCCATACTATTGAACTTCCGTGGAAGGAGAATCAGCCTTTTATTAGTTGTATCCCAGAAGGTAAATACCTACTTGAAAAAAGGATTACCCATGAGAGGGGATTTCATCTGATATTGAAAAGTGTTCCTGGAAGAAGTTGGATTTTAATCCATCCTGCGAATGATGCTAGGACAGAATTGGAAGGCTGTATTGCACCAGTCTCGGAGCTAACAGGAATAGGAAAAGGAATCCGATCGAGTGAAGCCATGGACAGGCTTTTGGAAGTCTTTGAAGAGGCTCAAGAGAAGCAAAATCATATTTACATCACTATTAAAGAGAAATCAGCTATGAATATTTTAGAACGAGTTAAAAAGCCCACTCCAAAGTTGTTTAGAAAATTGCGGACAGTCGGTCTGATATTGGCTGCTGCTGGAGGCGCTCTTTTAGGAGCGCCCATCACATTGCCAGCTGGCTTGATCACCGTTGCAGGATATTTGACCGTTGGTGCCAGTGTCCTGACTGCAGTAAGTCAGGTGACAGTGGATAATGAGGTCAAAATTCCTCCACTGCCTGAGGTCAAAAACAAGGGAGATGCAAGTCCACGGTAA
- a CDS encoding helix-turn-helix domain-containing protein: MDEIQKFETVSQYNAYNNHETLHPLVTVVDFSKADPRYLKKTYFGLYLVLLKEVNCGDLRYGKQTYDYQEGTLIFVAPGQVISIDNNNQLYHPKGHGIAFHPDLIKGTSLGKHIDLYSFFSYNVNEALHVSERERKMVMDCFSKISYELEMNVDNHSKKLITSNIELLLNYCDRFYDRQFITRDNVHKGILERFETLLNAYFSSDKPETIGLPSVAYCADELNLSSNYFGDLIKRETGKSAHEFIQLKLITVAKERIFDPNKSLSQIAFDLGFKYPQHFTRVFKQHVGVSPKEYRNLN; encoded by the coding sequence ATGGACGAGATACAAAAATTTGAAACTGTTAGCCAATACAATGCATACAACAATCATGAAACACTACACCCTCTGGTTACAGTAGTGGATTTTTCAAAGGCTGATCCAAGGTATCTTAAAAAAACATATTTCGGCCTGTATCTTGTACTCTTGAAAGAGGTAAATTGTGGAGATCTAAGATATGGAAAACAAACTTACGATTATCAGGAAGGCACTTTGATATTCGTTGCACCGGGGCAGGTCATTTCAATTGATAATAACAACCAACTCTATCATCCCAAAGGACATGGAATTGCCTTCCATCCAGATCTTATCAAGGGCACTTCACTGGGCAAACACATTGATCTCTATTCATTTTTTAGCTATAATGTAAATGAAGCCCTGCATGTTTCTGAACGCGAGCGAAAAATGGTCATGGATTGTTTTTCCAAAATCAGCTATGAACTAGAGATGAATGTTGACAATCACAGCAAGAAATTAATTACCTCTAATATTGAATTGCTCTTAAATTATTGCGATAGGTTTTATGACCGCCAGTTCATTACCCGTGACAATGTGCATAAAGGAATTTTGGAAAGGTTTGAAACTTTACTGAATGCTTACTTTTCTTCTGACAAACCCGAAACTATTGGCTTGCCTTCTGTAGCTTATTGTGCTGATGAACTCAACCTATCATCAAACTATTTTGGTGATTTGATTAAAAGGGAAACTGGTAAATCTGCTCATGAGTTTATTCAACTAAAATTAATTACAGTAGCAAAGGAAAGAATATTTGATCCTAATAAATCCCTTAGCCAAATTGCTTTCGACCTGGGCTTTAAATACCCACAACATTTTACTCGCGTTTTTAAACAGCATGTAGGCGTATCTCCAAAAGAATATCGGAATTTGAATTAA